Below is a window of Planctomycetota bacterium DNA.
TGCTCAGCATCACCGTCTCGACGAGGAACTGGCTGACGATGTCCTTACGTTTGGCGCCCATGGCGCGGCGGATGCCGATCTCTCGCGTCCGCTCCGTCACGCTCGCCAGCATGATGTTCATGATCCCGATGCCTCCCACGAGCAGGCTGATCGCCGCCACGCTCATCCCCAGCACCACGAAGAGCCACTTCGTCCGCTCGAGCGCTTCGAGCCTCTCGAGCGGCACCTTCACGTCCCAATCCTTCTGTTTCGGGTCGTGATACCTTTCCAGGAGGCTCGTGATGATATTCGCCGCCGGGCGCACCTCATTCGCCTCGGCCAACTTGACGGTGATTTCGTGCAGTTCGCACACCTCGGCGGTCTCCGACCCTGCGGAGCGGTCCCTGAGCACTTCGCCGAAGCGTTTGCTCGCGGCCCGAAGGGGAATGTACACGACGCGGTCGAACTCCTTCTCGCCGGCGCTCGCGCCTCCTCCGCCGCGCGCCGCCAGCACCCCCACCACACGATACGTCTGGTCCGCCAGCCACACCGCCTGGCCGATCGGGTCCTCGCGCGGAAAAAGTTCCTCCGCCACCGGCGCCCCCAGCACGCACACGTTCGCGACCTTCTGCTCGTGCAACTCCGACAGCCATTGTCCGCGCGCCACCTTCAGGCCGTACGTCTCGCGGTACCACGGCACGACGCCCAGCACTTCCACGCGCGACGCGCGCGTCAAGTGCCGTGCCGTCGTCCGGATCCGCCGCGCCGGAACCACCACCTCGGCGTCCACGACGCTCGCGCGGATGCGGGCGGCGTCTTCGTACGTCAGCCCATAGACAAGCACGAAACTTCTGGAGCGGCTCGTGTTCGTCGGGTCCTCGGTCGGCTTGACGGCCTCGACGATGATGTTCGTCGCCCCCATCCGCAGGACCTCGGCCTGCATCTTCGCGCTGATGCCCTCGACAACCGCCATCGTCGCAATCACCGCGCACACGCCGAACAGAATCCCCAGCATCGTCAGGACGCTCCGTCCCGGATGCCTCAGCAGGCTGTCCACCCCCAGCCGCAGAATCTCGGTTGACTTGAATGAGAGCACGTCAACTCCACAATGAGAAATTCCGAAATTCGAATGACGAATCAAACGGCAAACCCGAATGACGAAAGAATGACCAAATCCCAACCGCGTGCTTCCGTTTCGTCATTCGAGTTTCGGATTTGATTCGTCATTCGGGTTTCGTCCTTCGTCATTCTGCCGTAGGTGGT
It encodes the following:
- a CDS encoding ABC transporter permease, whose protein sequence is MLSFKSTEILRLGVDSLLRHPGRSVLTMLGILFGVCAVIATMAVVEGISAKMQAEVLRMGATNIIVEAVKPTEDPTNTSRSRSFVLVYGLTYEDAARIRASVVDAEVVVPARRIRTTARHLTRASRVEVLGVVPWYRETYGLKVARGQWLSELHEQKVANVCVLGAPVAEELFPREDPIGQAVWLADQTYRVVGVLAARGGGGASAGEKEFDRVVYIPLRAASKRFGEVLRDRSAGSETAEVCELHEITVKLAEANEVRPAANIITSLLERYHDPKQKDWDVKVPLERLEALERTKWLFVVLGMSVAAISLLVGGIGIMNIMLASVTERTREIGIRRAMGAKRKDIVSQFLVETVMLSSIGGTVGVPVGVGLAMAVPWLLGKAAASLGVGGEAALAGLAETIVTPTAVAVALGTSILVGVASGMYPAYRAAQMDPIQALRHE